The Stigmatella aurantiaca DW4/3-1 genome contains the following window.
CGCGACGCCCCAGATGCGATCGGCCATGGGACGGCCCAGGCCGACCAGCGCCCACGCCATGCCCGCCTTGGCCCGCCCGTTGTCCGGCTGGAAGGGCACCACGCGGCGGTAGGCGGCCAGCGCGTCGTCATAGCGGCCGCGCGCCAGGTGCTCCTCGCCCTCCTCCACCAGCTTCGCCAGGCCCGCCTCCAGCTCCGGCGTGCGCTCGGTGTTCTGGACCGCGTCCACCATCTCCTGCGTCAGCGCGGGCGGCGCATCGGGGCCCGCGGCCGCCCGGGGCGGCATGGCCTCCATGGGCCGCTGCGCCACCGGCTGGGACAGGCGGATGCGGCGGTCCTCCGCCCGGGCCTGCTTCCATTTCTGCCGGCCGCCCGCCTTCGCCGTGTCCTGAGCGAACTGGCCCAACTGCTTGGCCAGATCGGCCCGGGGCGAGTCCGGGTGCATCGCCAAAAAGGCCTCGAACCCCTCGTGCGCGGCCTGGAGCGCCTTCACGTCCTCGCCCTTCGTCTCGTACAGCAGCGCCGAGCGCGAGAAGAGCGCCTCCTCGTGGGAAGGAGACACCTCCAGCACCCGCCCGTACACCGTCAGCGCGCCCTGCGAATCCCCCGTCAGGTAGAGCGCATTGGCGCGCAGCACCTCCACCTCGAGCACCGGCGCCAGCGCCGCCCTCGCGCAGGCCGCGGCCCCCGCGGCGTCGCCCTGCTTGGCGCGCGCCTCGGCCACCTTGCCCATCTCCTC
Protein-coding sequences here:
- a CDS encoding tetratricopeptide repeat protein — encoded protein: MTLALAFATAALLAAEPTSLPPNHPPVPPGTGASPAAPMGAMPEGHPPFAAPSAPGELPAGHPPMSETGRAPPSAEELLKQLDSTEGLRAREKTFEIASSLGKLYYSNGRHADSVMYFLQAEEKAVKTRALFLEQRKKLAKKPVPSAQEAQCGFSETSSVEEMGKVAEARAKQGDAAGAAACARAALAPVLEVEVLRANALYLTGDSQGALTVYGRVLEVSPSHEEALFSRSALLYETKGEDVKALQAAHEGFEAFLAMHPDSPRADLAKQLGQFAQDTAKAGGRQKWKQARAEDRRIRLSQPVAQRPMEAMPPRAAAGPDAPPALTQEMVDAVQNTERTPELEAGLAKLVEEGEEHLARGRYDDALAAYRRVVPFQPDNGRAKAGMAWALVGLGRPMADRIWGVAVGTDAAAVEKLGDSLRARGDERGAKALWTKLLSSAPDYPNKATLQAKANP